acaaattgatagaattttttcTGTAAAAAGTTGTAGAAAATAATAAGTAGATAAGCTTAAGgtataatattttcaattaattagttttattttatttattttaatattttattattctataaaaactttactgctaaaattttattttttgtttagaaAAAGTTGAGATGTTTAAAAATCAAGGATAAAAGGTAGAATGtgttctttttataatttaagatatatatttatcaaataatctaattatattcattaattaattttaagtaatatatcaaacaattttataacttaaattcagtttttaaattttcaatacttaaattttcaGTACTTAATTTTCTGCATGGCTCGAGCTAACTGAATAGGTTGATTAATCGGTTCTAGCTGATTTATGCTCTCCCCTATGAGAGCATGTTTATATTGCAAATTGAGCTTTGTTTAATTATTGATTTCATTTTTCAGGATTTGATTGATAAGGCTAGAACAATTCTGGTTGGGAACAGAAATTTACTCCAGCGTATGCAAGCATCAACAGGCACGTCCCTCACCAGTGATTCTGATGATCCGGCACTCACCAATTTCAACCAGGTTTTCCTGCTTTTCAATTCCATTGCTAATGATTAATGCACCTGTTGTTAAGGGTTGCCTATTTTCCAAGTGGTGTCTAAAGTGGTTGCACCACTTGCCAGCAAGCAACCAAGATTAAACTAATGCTTAACATTAAACACCCATGCTTAGATGTTCCATGGGTAGTTTCAATTTTCTTGATAAAgcctacatgaattttatcttgTTGGTGTGTTAAGCCCTTCATATCTGAATTCTTGCGCACTTGAACCGTAATTGGAAGAAAGTTTTTTCACCACTTTGATATTTTGCATCATGCAGATCATTGATGAGTGGACAGATCAAGTCAGATCAAGAATAGGTATGTTTGTTGCTTTGCTTTACCCAATAATGGCAGACACCATCGGAAATGTTCTTTCATTAGGGAAAAAGGCAGGGTATATAAGAAAATATACGAATATATCATTGGTTCACTTTGTTGGTGCTTTGAAACTGTCCTGAGTGAATACTTGCATTCTCAATTATGACTTCAGCTAAGCGCCCGTTAAGATTTGGCATCCTGCATCCAGATAGTACAGATATACTCGGATCTAAAAGATTCAAATGCAGTGACTTTTTCGCTTATTATAGTATTTTCTGTTGTCCCAATACTtgcttataaacatatttttggcAGTTAATCCACCATCAAAGGTCATTAATCTCTGTTCTTTGAATACTTACAGATTAAGATTTCTGGCCAAAGGTTTATTCCCTGTTATAGCTGGAGCTTAAATTTTTATCTGTTGTTAGGAGTTGGTTAAGTTTCCTGAACCTAACCAAATGTGGGAATAATTTTGAGTTGCACTCTTGCTTTGATAAGAAAATGGTTTTGCAGGTGTTCAAGCAATTGATACATCTGCATCAATGGTTTTATTTAAAACACTTTTTACACTGTTGGTTCAGGAGATCAAATGCGGGAATCAGAGCCTGAGGATATCAACAAATTACTTTTCTCAGCCATTGTTCAAAGCAACTGAACAAACTTTGATCTCCAAGGATAATGATGAGTTGGTGTTGAAAGATTGGCACATATATTGTAAGAGACATATGTCAGTTTGTTATGTTTGTAATATGTATGCGtcttattcttttaaattaaataattaaagaaatcttaaaagaaataaatgattAAGTTGGTGATTTAATAAGATTTTTGGGATGcagatttaattttgtgtttattttatataatttttgtcaCCCACAGCATGAGTGTGAcgtaatcaaataataataattcatataaaaaattaaaacggtgttatttttgtattatgtttatattatttttcatatcgTAAGTTTAAATGTCAAAAAAACCTTCATAATGTAGTAAAAAATCACTTAAGCTCTAATTGAAAACTAAAATCGATTGAGCTTTAATTGAAAGTTAGAAAtcaattgaattttgaaatataatttcTTGTTGAAATTCTTGACAAGTCATTAAGTGATTACATAATAATTGATGTAGCAGTCAATGTGGAGAAATGATGATGTGGTAGTTGATATGGCATTTGACTTCAAAAACTGTTCACGTCAAgggtttaattattttacaagaatttaatttattttttaattaattaagaaaaaatattaGAATATTATAAAAGTTTAGAGaactataaaaattatagaaaaactataaaataattaaataatactaaaattttataaagatttaggaaaattttgtgacttttttttctttatcgaGAGATTAACTGCTACATGCATTGCATTCAATGCTTGGAAAATAGTTTGTGGCTATGATTCATAATCATTAACCACGCTGAAGCAAACATTTGTTAAGTCATCACCATCGCCATCGCCACCATCCTCTTCTTCATCAATCTATTCTTTTTACACATCATATAATATCTATCATTTCAATTTGCACAAACGACAAAATTTGAGACCTTTCCTCCACCCTTAACAATTGGTTTTTTTAACTGTATAATAGACAAAATTCACGTCAAGGTAAGAAATAATTGACGTCTCGACGACATGATGCACCATGTCTCCGACGATGCGATGCATGACGTTCTGATGAGTCGAATGCGACGTCACAACGTGGCGACGTATTCTTCACGTAACCgagtttcttctcctagttaaactctattaAATTTTTTCAGTTTAACTTTGATTATTTTAAAGATGTTTTAGTCATATTTTCACGTGAAATTTACTTATAAATAGGTTCTTTATCAAtcctaaataatttaaaatagcaACAACAAAATTAAGATAAGAGAGTTTGtgagaattttagaaaaattttgtattttgaatTCAAAGTTTGTTTATTTCTCTATCTTATActcccctttttatttttgacatttttaattaagttttctttttccATAAGTTTTTATCCTCTCCGaaagaattttttaatataaatatttatattcaattttatcGATTTTCATTCGAATTCGTTTCATAATTTGAATTTGACGCAAGGCTccctaattttaaataatatttcaacGCCCATAGTTTTTTTCTAGTATCatgatattattttttgtaaagaaaatgttAAACCATAGTTTTTAGGATTTATCCCGACTATGTATAAGATTGGCGAGTGTATGTACACGTACAAAAACATCCCATCAAACATTCTCCTATTTCATTCTCCAAATACCAATCAACGAAAGTTACTTCTTATATTCTTATTTATAGCCCGTCTTGGTTTCTATCTTCTAAAAGTTTCCGCCCTGTTGCTTTGCTTAACATGGAAAATCACCAATACAACATAGCTTCTTCTTCATCTGCAACCCCAACCATGTTCGTTCAGGCAGATGCAAACACCTTCAGAGACTTGGTCCAGAAGCTCACTGGTTTCACCGGCCCCGACACTGACAAGCTCCCCGGAAGGCTCTCCTCAACAGCTCCACGCCGTCCACCTTTCAAGCTCCAAGAACGTAGGCAACATGCCATGAGAAAGCTCGAGATCAAGCTCGGTACTCTCACAACCTGTCCCACCAACTCAACACCTACTCAGTCCTGCTCTCCGGGCCAAGTTTCCCGGCTCGACTCTCCGAGTCCCAGTCCAGTGACTCCATTGTCGTTTGGTACCATATCACTGTCGTCTCCGGTGGTTTCAGTTTGGGAGGAGGAAAAGTCAATTGCAGAGAAGGGATTTTACTTGCACCCATCACCATTAAATACTCCTAGAGGAAGCCAACCACCGGAGCTCTTAGCACTTTTTCCACTTACTTCACATAGGCAAGATAAACGAGAATAGGGTTGCTGAATTGTTCcaaaaaagggtaaattttgctagtaagaaaataaaaaaattctggGGTTTTACATTATTTGATGGtt
The Gossypium hirsutum isolate 1008001.06 chromosome A07, Gossypium_hirsutum_v2.1, whole genome shotgun sequence genome window above contains:
- the LOC107956580 gene encoding spindle and kinetochore-associated protein 2 → MGHNNRNNEEKSHHQAADNLVNLFTKANHDLLVVQYRLEKEFQQIYPDNANPMKLVSRMKKIQEELSSLTEQCRELLSAKQDLIDKARTILVGNRNLLQRMQASTGTSLTSDSDDPALTNFNQIIDEWTDQVRSRIGDQMRESEPEDINKLLFSAIVQSN
- the LOC121232003 gene encoding VQ motif-containing protein 31; this encodes MENHQYNIASSSSATPTMFVQADANTFRDLVQKLTGFTGPDTDKLPGRLSSTAPRRPPFKLQERRQHAMRKLEIKLGTLTTCPTNSTPTQSCSPGQVSRLDSPSPSPVTPLSFGTISLSSPVVSVWEEEKSIAEKGFYLHPSPLNTPRGSQPPELLALFPLTSHRQDKRE